From a single Pseudomonas triticicola genomic region:
- a CDS encoding response regulator, with translation MSANASTILVVEDDDIVRMLIVDVLEELEYTVLEADDGNAALEILANTGKAIDLMMTDHGLPGMDGRELSEKARELRPALPVLFASGYAETIDVPSDMHVIGKPFSIDQLRDKVKSILK, from the coding sequence ATGTCTGCCAATGCCTCCACTATCCTTGTCGTAGAAGATGACGACATCGTGCGCATGCTCATCGTGGATGTGCTGGAGGAGCTGGAATACACGGTATTGGAGGCTGATGACGGCAACGCGGCACTCGAGATTCTTGCGAATACTGGCAAAGCCATCGATTTGATGATGACCGACCACGGCCTGCCTGGCATGGATGGCCGCGAACTCTCTGAAAAGGCGCGGGAGCTGCGCCCTGCTCTGCCCGTCCTGTTCGCCAGCGGTTATGCCGAGACTATTGATGTGCCCAGTGACATGCATGTCATCGGCAAGCCCTTCTCAATTGACCAATTGCGCGACAAAGTTAAAAGCATTCTGAAATAA
- a CDS encoding carbohydrate ABC transporter permease, translating into MTLQQSRRLQSLLLGALAWAIAIVIFFPIFWMVMTSFKSEIDAFATPPQFIFTPTLENYLHINDRSDYFSFAWNSVVISFSATALCLLIAVPAAYSMAFYETQRTKGTLLWMLSTKMLPPVGVLMPIYLLAKSFGLLDTRIALIVIYTLINLPIVVWMVYTYFKDIPKDILEAARLDGATLWQEMVRVLLPIAKGGLASTVLLSLILCWNEAFWSLNLTSSNAAPLTALIASYSSPEGLFWAKLSAVSTLACAPILIFGWISQKQLVRGLSFGAVK; encoded by the coding sequence ATGACCCTCCAACAATCCCGCCGCCTGCAAAGCCTGCTGCTCGGCGCCTTGGCCTGGGCCATCGCGATCGTGATTTTCTTCCCGATCTTCTGGATGGTGATGACCAGTTTCAAGAGCGAAATCGACGCCTTCGCCACGCCGCCGCAGTTCATCTTCACGCCAACGCTGGAGAACTACCTGCACATCAACGACCGCAGCGATTACTTCAGCTTCGCCTGGAACTCGGTGGTGATCTCGTTCAGCGCCACTGCCCTGTGCCTGTTGATCGCGGTGCCGGCGGCGTACTCGATGGCGTTCTACGAAACCCAGCGCACCAAAGGCACGCTGCTGTGGATGCTCTCGACCAAGATGCTGCCGCCGGTGGGCGTCCTGATGCCGATCTACCTGCTGGCCAAGAGTTTCGGCCTGCTCGATACGCGCATTGCGCTGATCGTGATCTACACGCTGATCAACCTGCCGATCGTGGTCTGGATGGTTTACACCTACTTCAAGGACATCCCCAAAGACATCCTCGAAGCCGCCCGCCTCGACGGTGCGACGTTGTGGCAGGAAATGGTTCGCGTGCTGCTGCCGATCGCCAAGGGCGGCCTCGCCTCGACCGTGCTGCTGTCGCTGATCCTGTGCTGGAACGAGGCGTTCTGGTCGCTGAACCTGACCTCTTCGAATGCCGCACCACTGACCGCGTTGATCGCCTCGTATTCAAGTCCCGAAGGATTGTTCTGGGCCAAGTTGTCGGCGGTCTCGACCCTGGCGTGTGCGCCGATTCTGATCTTTGGCTGGATCAGCCAGAAGCAACTGGTGCGCGGCCTGTCGTTTGGTGCCGTGAAATGA
- a CDS encoding phospholipase, giving the protein MENFDDIPSHQWMADSPQIDTLTLFEMTLPGAHNAGCDWEASYALFPGKNWLACQDVSFYSQLNRGARALDVRLVYNSNAKQLAKFRFHHNGFNSSRTLEDLIRDVKGFYERSPNEFIVLDFHELSNATDPFNHEEFKTALLEHLGERIIPADNLHLTIGQLKAINPLQRIMVAAPMTWESEDFRFYRQINHKWIGKTQVSTSDLHGYISNVLSTAVNTLRPWSLSATSYTLGGPQRILDSLDEWFDPEKSDWARKCNIINFDFIKNSNIVRFCQMANLQKARDKLS; this is encoded by the coding sequence ATGGAAAATTTCGACGATATACCAAGCCATCAATGGATGGCAGATTCACCACAAATCGATACTCTTACGTTATTCGAAATGACCCTGCCCGGCGCGCATAACGCCGGTTGTGACTGGGAAGCGTCTTACGCCCTGTTTCCCGGTAAAAACTGGCTGGCCTGTCAGGACGTTTCGTTTTATTCGCAGTTGAATCGCGGCGCACGCGCACTTGACGTACGCCTTGTTTACAACAGCAATGCGAAACAACTGGCGAAATTTCGTTTCCACCACAATGGATTCAACTCTTCGCGAACGCTTGAGGACCTGATCAGGGATGTTAAGGGGTTTTATGAAAGAAGCCCGAACGAGTTTATCGTTCTGGACTTCCATGAACTTTCCAACGCTACAGATCCATTCAACCATGAGGAATTCAAAACAGCTTTGCTGGAGCACCTTGGGGAACGGATCATTCCCGCCGACAATCTTCATCTGACGATTGGCCAACTCAAAGCCATCAATCCATTGCAGCGCATTATGGTGGCTGCGCCGATGACCTGGGAAAGCGAAGACTTCCGTTTCTACAGACAAATCAATCACAAGTGGATCGGCAAAACGCAGGTCAGTACCTCGGATCTTCATGGCTATATCAGCAATGTACTGAGCACGGCGGTTAATACGCTCCGCCCGTGGTCGCTGTCGGCAACCAGTTACACACTGGGCGGGCCACAGCGAATCCTCGACAGTCTTGACGAGTGGTTCGACCCGGAAAAATCCGACTGGGCGCGCAAGTGCAACATCATCAATTTCGACTTCATCAAGAATTCGAACATCGTGCGTTTCTGCCAAATGGCCAACCTGCAAAAGGCGCGCGACAAGCTCAGCTGA
- a CDS encoding ABC transporter substrate-binding protein: MQPTAKALLALTCMTLSSVSLGAQTLTIATVNNSDMIRMQKLSKTFESEHPDIKLNWVVLEENVLRQRLTTDIATQGGQFDVLTIGMYEAALWGGKGWLEPMKDLPANYALDDVFPSVREGLSVKGSLYALPFYAESSITYYRTDLFKAAGLTMPERPTWEEIAGFAEKLTQKDKEQYGICLRGKAGWGENMALVTTVANAYGARWFDEQWKPEFSGPEWKNALNFYVNTMKKSGPPGASSNGFNENLALFNSGKCAIWVDASVAGSFVTDKTQSKVADHVGFTFAPHQVTDKGSAWLYSWALAIPTSSKAKDAAKTFSAWATSKEYGELVAKTDGIANVPPGTRASTYSDAYMSAAPFAKVTLESLKAADPSKPTLKPVPYIGIQLVTIPEFQAVGTQVGKLFSAALIGQTTVDQALAAAQQTTEREMKRAGYPK, from the coding sequence ATGCAACCCACTGCAAAAGCTCTGCTCGCTCTCACCTGCATGACCCTCAGCAGCGTCAGCCTTGGCGCCCAGACCCTGACCATCGCCACCGTCAACAACAGCGACATGATCCGCATGCAGAAACTCTCGAAAACCTTCGAGAGCGAGCATCCGGACATCAAGCTCAATTGGGTGGTGCTGGAAGAAAACGTCCTGCGTCAGCGCCTGACCACCGACATTGCCACACAGGGCGGCCAGTTCGACGTATTGACCATCGGCATGTACGAAGCCGCACTCTGGGGCGGCAAGGGTTGGCTGGAGCCGATGAAGGATCTGCCGGCCAATTATGCCCTCGACGATGTGTTCCCTTCGGTGCGTGAAGGCCTGTCGGTCAAGGGTTCGTTGTATGCGCTGCCGTTCTACGCAGAGAGTTCGATCACCTATTACCGCACCGACCTGTTCAAGGCAGCCGGGCTGACCATGCCGGAGCGGCCGACCTGGGAAGAGATCGCCGGGTTTGCGGAAAAGCTCACCCAGAAAGACAAAGAGCAATACGGCATCTGCCTGCGCGGCAAGGCCGGCTGGGGCGAGAACATGGCGCTGGTGACCACGGTCGCCAATGCTTACGGCGCGCGCTGGTTCGATGAGCAATGGAAACCGGAATTCAGCGGACCGGAATGGAAAAACGCGCTGAATTTCTACGTCAACACCATGAAGAAATCCGGCCCGCCGGGGGCGTCGAGCAACGGCTTTAACGAAAACCTCGCCCTGTTCAACAGCGGCAAATGCGCGATCTGGGTCGATGCCAGCGTCGCCGGCTCGTTCGTCACCGACAAGACCCAGAGCAAGGTCGCCGATCACGTCGGTTTTACCTTCGCCCCGCATCAGGTCACCGACAAAGGTTCGGCGTGGCTGTATTCGTGGGCGCTGGCGATTCCGACCAGCTCCAAGGCCAAGGACGCAGCAAAAACCTTCAGCGCCTGGGCCACGTCCAAAGAGTACGGCGAACTGGTTGCCAAGACCGATGGCATCGCCAACGTGCCGCCGGGCACCCGCGCTTCGACCTACAGCGATGCGTACATGAGCGCCGCGCCGTTTGCCAAGGTGACGCTGGAATCACTCAAGGCCGCTGACCCGAGCAAGCCGACGCTGAAACCGGTGCCGTACATCGGCATTCAACTGGTGACCATTCCTGAATTCCAGGCAGTCGGCACCCAGGTCGGCAAGCTGTTCTCGGCAGCACTGATCGGCCAGACCACGGTGGATCAGGCGCTGGCGGCGGCGCAGCAGACCACGGAACGCGAGATGAAGCGCGCGGGTTATCCCAAGTAA
- a CDS encoding glycosyltransferase encodes MSHSRTTKVLVIGYVWPEPRSSAASGHVMQILETFLDQGWDITFSSPAGPGEHKADLTALGIREVSIELNNSSFDTFINELAPDIVLFDQFMMEEQFGWRVEKHCPDALRILETSDLQSLRHARHQRLKDRLKSDDEQTDFTELFAPALHEEFQLMAGTDLAKREIAALYRCDLNLMISEVEIDLLVEEFGLPRQILHWCPLMIDLPDTAPPGFEERAHFLSIGNFRHAPNWDAVLWMKTTLWPLIRARMPRAQLHIYGAYTPPKATALHNPGQGFHIMDWAEDALEVMSAARVCLAPLRFGAGIKGKLVDAMLCGTPSVTTPIGAEAMHGDAPWPGAVALDANTFAEQAVQLYEDPARWQQAQIQASALLQQRYQRSVHGPRLINRITDCRQHLAQLRNDNFTGAMLRHHTLKSTQYMAQWIEAKNQLNPT; translated from the coding sequence GTGAGCCATTCGCGTACCACCAAAGTTCTGGTCATCGGCTACGTCTGGCCAGAACCGCGCTCATCGGCGGCCAGCGGGCATGTCATGCAGATCCTCGAGACATTTCTCGATCAGGGATGGGACATCACTTTCAGCAGCCCGGCCGGCCCGGGTGAACACAAGGCTGATCTGACGGCGCTGGGCATTCGCGAAGTATCGATCGAGCTCAACAACAGCAGTTTCGACACGTTCATCAACGAGCTGGCGCCGGATATCGTGCTGTTCGATCAGTTCATGATGGAGGAACAGTTTGGCTGGCGGGTGGAGAAACACTGTCCGGACGCCCTGCGCATCCTGGAAACCTCCGACCTGCAAAGCCTGCGGCATGCGCGTCATCAGCGCCTGAAAGACCGGCTGAAAAGCGACGACGAGCAAACTGATTTCACCGAACTGTTCGCACCGGCATTGCACGAAGAATTCCAACTGATGGCCGGCACCGATCTGGCCAAACGGGAAATCGCTGCGCTGTACCGGTGTGATTTGAACCTGATGATTTCCGAAGTCGAGATCGACCTGCTGGTGGAGGAATTCGGCCTGCCTCGGCAAATCCTGCATTGGTGTCCGTTGATGATTGATCTTCCGGACACCGCCCCGCCAGGTTTCGAAGAGCGCGCGCATTTCCTCAGCATTGGCAACTTCCGCCATGCGCCAAACTGGGATGCCGTGCTCTGGATGAAGACCACCCTCTGGCCGCTGATCCGCGCGCGCATGCCGCGCGCGCAACTGCATATCTATGGCGCCTATACGCCGCCCAAAGCCACCGCACTGCACAACCCGGGTCAAGGCTTTCACATCATGGACTGGGCCGAAGATGCGCTTGAGGTGATGTCTGCAGCGCGAGTTTGCCTCGCGCCATTGCGCTTTGGCGCGGGAATCAAGGGCAAACTGGTCGATGCCATGCTCTGCGGCACGCCAAGCGTGACGACACCGATCGGCGCCGAAGCCATGCACGGCGATGCTCCTTGGCCGGGAGCCGTTGCCCTGGACGCGAATACCTTCGCCGAACAGGCCGTGCAACTCTACGAAGATCCGGCGCGCTGGCAGCAGGCGCAGATTCAGGCTTCTGCACTTTTGCAGCAACGTTATCAGCGCAGCGTACATGGCCCGCGTCTGATCAACCGGATCACTGATTGCCGACAACACTTGGCACAACTTAGAAATGACAACTTTACCGGCGCCATGTTGCGACATCACACACTCAAAAGCACTCAATACATGGCTCAATGGATAGAAGCGAAAAACCAGTTGAACCCAACATAG
- a CDS encoding AraC family transcriptional regulator, with translation MTRTARVTDPSYELMDDHNGLSIIYRQHGFPCPLVRWHFHKEYELHLIVASSGKVFIGDYIGNFYPETLFLTGPNLPHNWISQVAEDEVVEKRDMLVNFTDELFESGHQVFAELKSLAPLLDRAQYGIEFRCKRTIRQAMTLMQRISDSTGITRLGHFFILMELLAASEDYQLLSGATTPQLADEHNIDRTNRAVDYIFSHYARDISLEEVAEHLGMTPTYFSRVFKQATGRNFIEFVNRLRISKSCELLADGDKPVTEVCFESGFNNISNFNRRFQQLKGMTPSHYRRLAVQRLTEQNHL, from the coding sequence ATGACCCGAACCGCTCGCGTGACCGACCCTTCCTACGAGTTGATGGACGACCATAACGGTTTGTCCATCATCTACCGCCAGCACGGCTTCCCCTGCCCGCTGGTGCGCTGGCATTTTCACAAGGAATACGAACTGCACCTGATCGTCGCCAGCTCGGGCAAGGTGTTCATCGGCGATTACATCGGCAACTTCTATCCGGAAACCCTGTTTCTGACCGGTCCCAACCTGCCGCACAACTGGATCAGCCAGGTCGCTGAAGATGAAGTGGTGGAGAAGCGCGACATGCTGGTTAACTTCACCGACGAATTGTTCGAGAGCGGGCATCAGGTTTTCGCTGAACTGAAATCCCTGGCGCCACTGCTTGATCGCGCGCAGTACGGCATCGAATTTCGCTGCAAGCGCACGATTCGTCAGGCCATGACGCTTATGCAGCGGATCTCCGACAGCACCGGCATCACCCGCCTCGGGCATTTTTTCATCCTGATGGAATTGCTCGCTGCGAGTGAGGATTACCAGTTGTTGTCCGGTGCTACCACCCCGCAACTGGCCGACGAACACAACATCGACCGCACCAACCGCGCGGTCGATTACATCTTCAGCCATTACGCCCGGGACATTTCACTGGAGGAAGTCGCCGAGCATCTGGGCATGACGCCGACTTACTTCAGCCGAGTGTTCAAACAGGCCACCGGACGCAACTTCATCGAATTCGTCAATCGCCTGCGCATCAGCAAATCCTGTGAGTTGCTGGCCGACGGCGACAAACCGGTGACCGAGGTGTGCTTCGAGTCTGGCTTCAACAATATTTCCAACTTCAATCGGCGCTTTCAGCAACTCAAGGGCATGACGCCGTCGCACTATCGGCGGCTGGCGGTGCAGCGCCTGACTGAACAGAACCATCTCTGA
- a CDS encoding carbohydrate ABC transporter permease, with the protein MNTSTAKAHIDLSPPQRKLRVRNPGWFLVSPSVALLLLWMIVPLGMTLYFSMIRYNLLYPGENEFVGLENFTYFLTDSGFMPGATNTLLLVGSVLLISVVFGVLISALLEASEFLGRGLVRVMLISPFFIMPTVGALIWKNLIFHPVSGILAYIWKLFGAQPVDWLAHYPLLSIIIIVSWQWLPFAILILMTAMQSLDQEQKEAARLDGAGPIAIFWHLTLPHLARPIAVVVMIETIFLLSVFAEIFTTTNGGPGYASTNLAYLIYNQALVQFDVGMASAGGLIAVVIANIAAIILVRMIGKNLTDKA; encoded by the coding sequence ATGAATACTTCAACTGCCAAAGCCCACATCGACCTGTCGCCACCGCAGCGCAAGCTGCGGGTGCGCAATCCCGGCTGGTTTCTGGTCAGCCCCTCGGTGGCGCTGTTGCTGCTGTGGATGATCGTGCCGCTGGGCATGACCCTGTACTTCTCGATGATCCGCTACAACCTGCTCTACCCCGGCGAAAACGAATTCGTCGGGCTTGAGAACTTCACTTACTTCCTCACCGATTCGGGCTTCATGCCCGGCGCGACCAATACGTTGTTGCTGGTCGGCAGCGTGCTGCTGATCAGTGTGGTCTTCGGTGTGTTGATCAGCGCGTTGCTGGAGGCCAGCGAATTCCTTGGTCGCGGCCTGGTGCGGGTGATGCTGATCTCGCCGTTCTTCATCATGCCCACCGTCGGCGCGTTGATCTGGAAAAACCTGATTTTCCACCCGGTCTCGGGGATCCTCGCCTACATCTGGAAGCTGTTCGGTGCGCAACCGGTGGACTGGCTGGCGCACTACCCGCTGCTGTCGATCATCATCATTGTTTCGTGGCAATGGCTGCCCTTCGCGATCCTGATTCTGATGACCGCCATGCAGTCGCTGGATCAGGAACAGAAAGAGGCTGCACGCCTGGACGGTGCCGGCCCGATCGCGATTTTCTGGCACCTGACCCTGCCGCATCTGGCGCGGCCGATCGCCGTGGTGGTGATGATTGAAACGATCTTCCTGCTCTCGGTGTTCGCCGAAATCTTCACCACCACCAACGGTGGCCCCGGCTACGCCTCGACCAACCTCGCCTACCTGATCTACAACCAGGCGCTGGTCCAGTTCGATGTCGGCATGGCCTCGGCGGGCGGCTTGATTGCCGTGGTCATCGCCAACATCGCCGCGATCATTCTGGTGCGGATGATCGGCAAAAACCTGACTGACAAAGCGTGA